Proteins encoded within one genomic window of Triticum aestivum cultivar Chinese Spring chromosome 2D, IWGSC CS RefSeq v2.1, whole genome shotgun sequence:
- the LOC123053024 gene encoding probable ribonuclease P/MRP protein subunit POP5 — protein MVHFKNRYMVMEVFIDASRGEADPVILTQFNITKVIRDSIQLNFGECGLAASLGSLQVKYVNPVTKLCVIRVSREDHQKVWAAITMVRSIGKIPVSFNLLDVSGSIRACKKAALECEEAKFEQYKLAAGDRMTQEIIESVQSCFAKLKGLDS, from the exons ATGGTTCATTTCAAGAACAGGTACATGGTGATGGAGGTCTTCATCGACGCTAGCAGAGGAGAGGCTGATCCTGTCATCCTCACCCAGTTCAACATAACCAAAGTGATCAGAGACAGCATCCAGCTCAACTTTGGGGAATGCGGCCTAGCTGCATCTCTTGGATCATTGCAAG TGAAGTATGTAAATCCTGTGACGAAGCTTTGCGTAATCCGAGTGTCGCGCGAAGATCACCAGAAAGTGTGGGCTGCTATCACAATGGTGAGGAGCATTGGGAAGATCCCAGTATCGTTCAACCTCTTGGATGTGAGTG GAAGTATCAGGGCCTGCAAGAAAGCCGCGCTGGAGTGCGAAGAAGCGAAGTTTGAGCAGTACAAGCTGGCAGCTGGTGATCGTATGACGCAGGAGATCATCGAATCCGTGCAGAGTTGCTTTGCCAAACTTAAAGGATTAGACAGTTAG
- the LOC123053025 gene encoding protein phosphatase 1 regulatory subunit INH3 → MATRGPPPSSSSSGSVTVTIDPSPSSSAPAAAPPPPETVVLRLKRRAKKKVSWKEGTVDNESLGRKSSKKCCIFHKEVPFDEDCSDDEADGGRRNPHGDAGEGTSGGKGGCSSSSHGHDHGHRHHH, encoded by the coding sequence ATGGCTACCCGCGGGCCGCCTCCGTCGTCGTCATCATCCGGATCCGTGACCGTGACGATcgacccctccccttcctcctccgcccctgcggccgccccgccgccgccggagacggtGGTCCTGCGGCTGAAGCGGCGGGCGAAGAAGAAGGTGTCCTGGAAGGAGGGGACCGTCGACAACGAGTCCCTCGGTCGCAAGAGCTCCAAAAAGTGCTGCATCTTCCACAAGGAGGTGCCCTTCGACGAGGACTGCAGCGACGACGAGGCGGACGGCGGCCGCCGGAATCCGCATGGGGACGCCGGCGAGGGGACCAGCGGCGGCAAGGGCGGCTGCTCTTCCTCCTCCCACGGCCATGACCACGGCCACAGACACCACCACTGA